The following are encoded in a window of Paraburkholderia hospita genomic DNA:
- the gltA gene encoding citrate synthase translates to MNVSTTKATLSFSDSDEKIELPVYKGSLGPDVIDIRKLYGQTGKFTYDPGFMSTAACNSAITYIDGDKGELLYRGYPIDNLAQNADFLETCYLLLKGELPTLQQKTEFEDTVTKHTMVHEQMHFFFRGFRRDAHPMAILVAAVGALSAFYHDSLDISDPTHRDVSAIRMIAKLPTLVAMAYKYSIGQPFVYPRNDLSYSANFMHMMFSTPAEEYKVNEVLVRALDRILILHADHEQNASTSTVRLAGSSGANPFACIAAGIACLWGPAHGGANEAALNMLEEIGSVDNIPKFIEQVKDKNSGVKLMGFGHRVYKNYDPRAKLMRETCHEVLNELGLHDDPLFKLAMALEKIALEDEYFVSRKLYPNVDFYSGIVQRALGIPTAMFTCIFSLARTVGWIAQWNEMIADPEQKIGRPRQLFVGETARDAKPIAQR, encoded by the coding sequence ATGAACGTATCAACGACTAAAGCCACGCTGTCGTTTTCCGATAGCGACGAAAAGATCGAACTGCCGGTTTATAAAGGATCGTTGGGTCCGGATGTGATCGACATTCGCAAGCTGTACGGACAAACGGGCAAATTCACCTACGATCCGGGCTTCATGTCGACGGCGGCGTGCAATTCGGCTATCACGTATATCGATGGCGACAAGGGCGAGCTGCTGTATCGCGGCTATCCGATCGATAACCTCGCGCAAAACGCGGACTTTCTCGAAACGTGCTATCTGCTGCTGAAAGGCGAACTGCCCACGTTGCAGCAGAAGACGGAGTTCGAAGATACCGTCACGAAGCACACGATGGTGCATGAGCAGATGCACTTTTTCTTCCGTGGCTTCCGTCGCGACGCACACCCGATGGCGATTCTCGTCGCCGCAGTCGGTGCACTGTCGGCGTTCTATCACGACTCGCTCGATATCTCCGACCCGACGCACCGCGACGTGTCCGCGATCCGCATGATCGCCAAGCTGCCGACGCTCGTCGCGATGGCGTACAAGTACTCGATCGGCCAGCCGTTCGTGTATCCGCGCAACGATCTGTCGTACAGCGCGAATTTCATGCACATGATGTTCTCGACCCCGGCCGAGGAGTACAAGGTCAACGAAGTGCTGGTGCGCGCGCTGGACCGCATTCTGATCCTGCATGCGGACCACGAGCAGAATGCGTCGACTTCGACGGTGCGTCTGGCGGGTTCGTCGGGTGCGAATCCGTTTGCGTGTATCGCGGCGGGGATCGCGTGTCTGTGGGGCCCGGCGCACGGCGGCGCGAACGAAGCGGCGCTGAACATGCTGGAAGAGATCGGTTCCGTCGACAACATTCCGAAGTTCATCGAGCAGGTGAAGGACAAGAACTCGGGTGTGAAGCTGATGGGTTTCGGTCACCGCGTGTACAAGAACTACGATCCGCGCGCGAAGCTGATGCGCGAGACTTGCCATGAAGTGCTGAACGAACTGGGTCTGCACGACGACCCGCTGTTCAAGCTCGCGATGGCGCTGGAAAAGATCGCGTTGGAAGATGAATACTTCGTTTCGCGCAAGCTGTATCCGAACGTCGACTTTTACTCGGGTATCGTGCAGCGTGCGCTGGGCATTCCGACCGCGATGTTCACCTGCATTTTCTCGCTCGCACGTACCGTGGGCTGGATCGCGCAATGGAATGAAATGATCGCCGATCCTGAGCAGAAGATTGGGCGTCCGCGGCAATTGTTCGTTGGCGAGACGGCGCGGGACGCGAAGCCGATCGCGCAGCGGTGA
- a CDS encoding DUF2278 family protein, translating into MPQQNVYVVFKGALKLGVPFLDGYKGDPHYVIVVDDPAGGEFRIVTNVKSDSSLTGPAGYHVLYSWSQYFDHPMVADLAKLPPGLTQTGFPKLDYVHDPRLVDLSTMRPITLDTANAHNDINALVNDMLQLDMSAAPVDYLYPGKSGNDMRRGWKPTKNVTVYGFGFLFEPEHDGLHETHMNQGNPKPQPGSRVRDHSSENGTFQDGAVMVEVDGRFQALFVAFQTQLVPTDNRGWPIPGTSHPILG; encoded by the coding sequence ATGCCGCAACAGAACGTCTATGTCGTGTTCAAAGGCGCGCTGAAGCTCGGCGTGCCTTTTCTCGACGGCTACAAGGGCGATCCACATTATGTGATCGTCGTCGATGATCCGGCGGGCGGCGAATTCAGGATCGTCACGAATGTGAAATCGGACAGTTCGCTCACGGGGCCCGCCGGCTATCACGTGCTGTATTCGTGGAGCCAGTACTTCGATCACCCGATGGTGGCCGATCTCGCGAAGCTGCCACCTGGCCTGACGCAGACCGGGTTTCCGAAGCTCGACTACGTGCATGATCCGCGTCTCGTCGATCTGTCGACCATGCGACCCATCACGCTCGATACGGCGAATGCGCACAACGACATCAACGCGCTCGTCAACGACATGCTGCAACTGGATATGTCGGCGGCGCCCGTCGACTATCTGTATCCGGGCAAGAGCGGTAACGACATGCGGCGCGGCTGGAAGCCCACGAAGAACGTCACCGTGTACGGCTTCGGCTTCCTGTTCGAGCCGGAGCACGACGGCTTGCACGAAACGCATATGAATCAGGGCAATCCGAAGCCGCAGCCGGGCAGCCGTGTTAGGGATCATTCGTCGGAGAACGGCACGTTCCAGGACGGCGCGGTGATGGTGGAGGTGGACGGGCGCTTTCAGGCGCTGTTCGTCGCGTTTCAGACCCAGCTCGTGCCGACCGACAACCGGGGCTGGCCGATTCCCGGCACGTCGCATCCGATTCTGGGCTAG
- a CDS encoding IS481 family transposase, whose translation MPWDAKDTMNLREDFVRDAVTQAVPFSELCRKYKITRQTGYKWLGRHKSEGVDGLADRSRRPHHSPTRSPEHIEALVLDLRCQHGWGGRKIAQRLRDLGQTEVPAPATITEILRRHGLIDEHASRQRQHWQRFEHEHPNSLWQMDFKGDFPTLESGRCAPLTVIDDHSRYNIVLSACSRTTTQVVQEALEQAFRCYGLPSRINTDNGAPWGSPSAPGQLTELAVWLIRLGIHVSYSRPYHPQTNGKDERFHRSLKAEVLQRHAFNTHEHVQQALDRWRQVYNTERPHEALGMATPITRYACSLSRMPDRLPEPEYESGDEVLLVNSSGVVRFRGEKLKLSIALKGLHVAARPSEDEDGVIEFWFAHQRVEKLDLKEPKP comes from the coding sequence ATGCCCTGGGATGCAAAAGACACCATGAATCTCCGCGAAGACTTCGTGCGCGATGCCGTCACGCAGGCGGTGCCGTTCAGCGAGTTGTGCCGCAAATACAAGATCACCCGTCAGACGGGCTACAAGTGGCTTGGACGCCATAAGAGCGAAGGCGTCGACGGACTGGCCGACCGCTCCCGCCGCCCGCATCACAGCCCCACACGCTCACCGGAGCACATCGAAGCGCTGGTGCTGGACCTGCGCTGCCAGCACGGCTGGGGCGGACGCAAGATCGCACAGCGCCTGCGCGATCTGGGCCAGACCGAGGTGCCCGCGCCTGCCACCATCACCGAGATCCTGCGGCGCCACGGGCTGATCGACGAACACGCGTCGCGACAGCGCCAGCACTGGCAACGCTTCGAGCATGAGCATCCGAACTCGTTGTGGCAGATGGACTTCAAGGGCGACTTCCCGACCCTGGAGAGCGGGCGCTGCGCGCCGCTGACGGTCATCGACGATCACTCGCGCTACAACATCGTGCTGAGCGCCTGCTCGCGCACCACCACGCAGGTCGTGCAGGAAGCGCTCGAGCAGGCGTTCCGCTGCTACGGGCTACCCTCGCGTATCAACACCGACAACGGCGCGCCGTGGGGTTCGCCCAGCGCGCCGGGACAGCTCACCGAGCTCGCCGTCTGGCTGATCCGGCTGGGTATCCATGTGAGCTACAGCAGGCCGTATCACCCGCAGACCAATGGCAAGGACGAACGGTTTCACCGCTCGCTGAAGGCCGAAGTGCTGCAGCGGCACGCCTTCAACACGCACGAGCACGTGCAGCAGGCACTGGATCGCTGGCGGCAGGTGTACAACACCGAGCGTCCACACGAGGCACTCGGGATGGCCACGCCGATTACCCGCTACGCGTGCAGCCTGAGCAGGATGCCCGATCGCCTCCCGGAGCCCGAATACGAGTCCGGCGATGAAGTTTTACTGGTCAACTCAAGCGGCGTGGTGCGCTTCCGGGGCGAGAAACTGAAGCTCTCGATTGCGCTCAAGGGCTTGCATGTGGCAGCCCGCCCGAGCGAGGACGAAGACGGGGTGATCGAGTTCTGGTTCGCCCATCAGCGTGTCGAAAAACTTGACCTGAAGGAGCCCAAACCCTGA
- a CDS encoding amylo-alpha-1,6-glucosidase: MQDPEALGGLSHQGGVDYRGEENDGAFIAPENLNVASATQHVLKSGGTFIVNDPLGDVTGHDDGLFVNDTRVLSQLRLTFGGRAPSLLSGSVSSDNTSFTAHLTNRPLPPLGGNSTPEGVIHVERVRVLSGTVMNEAIELTNYGTTDAVVPLSISFASDFRDMFEVRGLKRAKQGKVETPRVHKNEVLLGYIGLDDVARHVRVAFSPMPDKLLADRADYSVNLPAQACVSIYLSVAVQVAAHKGEPDVHVAQSTHTVTELHVSQVDAARPRVGRTAVRAALVDAHLVMRERRRASARVRSSNPLFNAWIDRSQADLNLLTTDLASGPYPYAGIPWFSTPFGRDAVITSLQMLWLQPGLARGVLRFLAEHQATEDSAFRDAAVGKIMHEMRRSEMAATGEVPFALYYGGVDTTPLFIVLAGAYVARTGDTQLVDELWPALERAAKWVSGVCDRNIYGLLDYQRASDGGLANQGWKDSHDSVFHADGRFPEGPIALVEVQAYASAAFDTMAQFSMLRGQSDDAVRYTQRATAIRACVEDKYWMDDSNFYGIALDGKGDLCRVMASNAGHLLAFGLPSRERGVAVARALESTLFHTGWGVRTLAAGQPRFNPMAYHNGSVWPHDNALCARGLARYGAKAAAVRLLQALFQAAVNFDMRLPELFCGFPRRRGEPPTAYPVACLPQAWAAGSPFMMLEACLGMTIDAQKREVLIEQPMLPEGIDWIEIGDLRVGDASVSITFRRVAGKVVASAEQGDVRVIALL, encoded by the coding sequence ATGCAGGATCCAGAAGCACTCGGCGGGTTGTCCCATCAGGGCGGCGTGGACTATCGCGGCGAGGAGAACGACGGCGCGTTCATCGCGCCTGAAAACCTGAATGTCGCGAGCGCGACCCAGCACGTGCTGAAGTCCGGCGGCACGTTTATCGTCAACGATCCCCTCGGCGACGTCACGGGCCACGACGACGGCCTGTTCGTCAACGACACCCGCGTGCTGTCGCAGCTGCGTCTGACCTTTGGCGGACGCGCGCCGTCGCTGCTGTCGGGCAGCGTCAGCAGCGACAACACGTCATTCACCGCGCATCTGACCAACCGTCCGCTGCCGCCGCTCGGCGGCAACAGCACGCCGGAGGGCGTGATTCACGTCGAGCGTGTGCGCGTGCTGTCGGGCACGGTGATGAACGAAGCGATCGAACTCACCAATTACGGCACGACGGACGCCGTCGTGCCGCTGTCCATTTCGTTTGCCAGCGACTTCCGCGACATGTTCGAAGTGCGCGGCCTGAAGCGCGCAAAGCAGGGCAAGGTCGAAACGCCGCGCGTGCACAAGAACGAAGTGCTGCTCGGCTACATCGGCCTCGACGACGTGGCGCGCCACGTGCGCGTCGCATTCTCGCCGATGCCCGACAAGCTGCTTGCCGACCGCGCCGATTATTCGGTGAACCTGCCGGCGCAGGCTTGCGTGTCGATTTATCTGTCAGTGGCCGTGCAGGTCGCGGCGCACAAGGGCGAACCAGACGTCCACGTGGCGCAATCGACGCATACCGTCACGGAGCTGCACGTCTCGCAGGTCGACGCGGCGCGGCCGCGCGTGGGCCGCACGGCCGTGCGCGCGGCGCTCGTCGATGCCCACCTGGTGATGCGCGAGCGGCGCCGCGCGTCGGCGCGCGTGCGTTCGAGCAACCCGCTGTTCAATGCGTGGATCGACCGCTCGCAGGCGGACCTGAATCTGCTGACGACGGATCTCGCCAGCGGGCCGTATCCGTATGCAGGCATTCCGTGGTTCTCGACGCCGTTCGGGCGCGACGCGGTCATCACGTCGCTGCAGATGTTGTGGCTCCAACCCGGCCTTGCGCGCGGCGTGCTGCGCTTTCTCGCCGAGCATCAGGCGACGGAAGATTCCGCGTTCCGCGATGCCGCCGTCGGCAAGATCATGCACGAAATGCGCCGCAGCGAAATGGCGGCGACGGGCGAGGTGCCGTTCGCGCTGTATTACGGCGGTGTCGATACGACGCCGCTCTTCATCGTGCTCGCGGGCGCGTACGTGGCGCGCACGGGTGACACGCAACTAGTCGATGAGCTGTGGCCTGCGCTCGAACGCGCGGCGAAGTGGGTGTCGGGCGTGTGCGACCGCAATATCTACGGGCTGCTCGATTATCAGCGCGCATCCGACGGCGGTCTTGCGAACCAGGGCTGGAAGGACAGTCACGACTCCGTCTTCCACGCGGACGGACGCTTCCCCGAAGGGCCGATCGCGCTCGTCGAGGTGCAGGCCTACGCGAGCGCCGCCTTCGACACGATGGCGCAGTTCTCGATGCTGCGCGGCCAGTCCGACGACGCGGTGCGCTACACGCAGCGCGCCACGGCGATTCGCGCGTGCGTCGAAGACAAGTACTGGATGGACGATTCGAACTTTTACGGCATCGCGCTCGACGGCAAAGGCGACCTGTGCCGCGTGATGGCATCGAACGCGGGCCATCTGCTCGCGTTTGGGCTGCCTTCGCGCGAACGCGGCGTCGCCGTCGCACGCGCGCTCGAATCGACGCTCTTCCACACGGGCTGGGGCGTGCGCACGCTGGCGGCGGGCCAGCCGCGCTTCAATCCGATGGCGTATCACAACGGCTCGGTCTGGCCGCATGACAACGCGCTCTGTGCGCGCGGTCTCGCGCGCTACGGCGCGAAGGCGGCCGCCGTGCGTCTGCTGCAGGCGCTCTTCCAGGCGGCCGTCAACTTCGACATGCGTCTGCCCGAGCTGTTCTGCGGCTTCCCGCGCCGTCGCGGCGAACCGCCCACTGCGTACCCCGTCGCGTGTCTGCCGCAGGCATGGGCGGCCGGCTCGCCGTTCATGATGCTCGAAGCGTGTCTGGGCATGACGATCGACGCGCAAAAGCGCGAAGTGCTGATCGAGCAGCCGATGTTGCCCGAAGGCATCGACTGGATCGAGATCGGCGATCTGCGCGTCGGCGACGCGTCGGTGTCGATCACGTTCCGGCGCGTGGCGGGCAAGGTCGTGGCGTCGGCGGAGCAGGGCGATGTGCGGGTGATCGCGCTGCTGTAA
- a CDS encoding VOC family protein gives MTGITGIDHVAITVDDLMSTFAFYRDLFGAEVVAEHTVDANVLVRQVASGGAVLSIHQRGNNVKLVAEHPTPGAADICFRWGGTIGEALDLLKSKNIAVLEGPTPRKTADGKPGHSIFFKDPDGNLLELMAAD, from the coding sequence ATGACAGGCATTACCGGGATCGATCATGTCGCCATCACCGTAGACGATCTGATGTCCACCTTCGCGTTCTATCGCGACCTGTTCGGCGCCGAGGTTGTCGCCGAACATACTGTGGACGCAAACGTGCTCGTGCGACAGGTCGCGTCAGGCGGCGCCGTGCTGAGCATTCATCAGCGTGGCAATAACGTGAAGCTCGTCGCCGAACACCCGACGCCCGGCGCCGCGGATATCTGCTTTCGATGGGGCGGCACGATCGGCGAAGCACTCGATCTTTTGAAATCGAAGAACATTGCCGTTCTCGAAGGTCCGACGCCTCGAAAGACGGCAGACGGGAAGCCGGGTCACTCGATCTTCTTCAAGGACCCGGACGGCAATCTTCTGGAATTGATGGCGGCCGACTGA